A DNA window from Zonotrichia leucophrys gambelii isolate GWCS_2022_RI chromosome 15, RI_Zleu_2.0, whole genome shotgun sequence contains the following coding sequences:
- the MORN3 gene encoding MORN repeat-containing protein 3, with product MPVIKYPRLRDPLFYEWDRKAQKCGLRHTIYAVNGDQYTGEWLDNLRHGKGTQIWKSTGAIYSGDWKFGKRDGYGAYSILDPETKEYKRVYTGWWENDRRCGRGTFFYPNGELYEGEWSNGVRSGWGKMHYKDGSTYEGHWLMDQPNGLGLLQLPNGNRYDGGWKDGKKHGPGKFFYPDKGQLLEGIWVADIPKCGVLVEFGREEAPAPPELPLPEIKLQDPAGVLAEAQAMFDDSHNE from the exons ATGCCCGTCATAAAGTACCCGAGGCTTAGAGACCCTCTCTTTTATGAATGGGACAGGAAAGCCCAGAAATGTGGATTAAGACACACAATTTATGCTGTAAATGGGGATCAGTATACTGGAGAATGGCTGGACAACTTGAGACATG GCAAAGGCACCCAGATTTGGAAGAGCACAGGAGCAATTTACAGCGGTGACTGGAAGTTTGGGAAGAGGGACGGTTATGGCGCATACAGCATTCTTGACCCAGAGACCAAGGAATACAAGAGGGTGTACACAGGCTGGTGGGAAAATGACAGAAGATGT gGCCGGGGGACGTTCTTTTACCCCAACGGGGAGCTCTACGAGGGCGAGTGGAGCAACGGCGTGCGGAGCGGCTGGGGAAAGATGCACTACAAGGACGGCTCCACCTACGAGGGGCACTGGCTGATGGATCAGCCCAACgggctgggcctgctgcagCTCC CAAATGGAAATCGGTACGATGGAGGTTGGAAAGATGGCAAGAAGCATGGCCCAGGGAAATTCTTCTACCCAGATAAGGGACAGCTGCTAGAAGGCATCTGGGTAGCAGATATACCAAAGTGTGGAGTTCTGGTTGAATTTGGCAGAGAAgaggctccagcccctcctgagctTCCACTCCCGGAG ATTAAACTACAAGATCCAGCTGGTGTTTTAGCAGAGGCCCAGGCAATGTTTGATGACAGCCATAATGAATAA